The genomic region ACCGCCGTTGACGAACGGTGCCCAGATATTGGCAGCGCTGAACTCGAAGCCCAGGTCTTCCGACGCAGCTGGCAGTACAGGAGTGGAATCACCGGCGAATGAGAAGCTACCGCCAGCGCTGCTTGTACTGAACGGGCTCGTGGGACTCCCGCCATCCGTGGCTCGCCGCGTCACCGTAAACGAGTCAGAGTTCAGAGCGCTGTTGGAGTAGGACGTGGACGACATCTTGCGTTTGGAAACGTGAaggggtggtggagggggaggtgGTGGAGGAGGCGGGGCAGAGTGACTGGCACGTGACCACAGCGTACCGCCGAGCCCCAGCGAACCGAGACCCTCCAAACTCACGTCAGTACCGTTGCTGTGGAAGTCGTTGTCTCCTTGCAGGTCCACAAACGCACCTGTGCGGAGCGTGATGTGCATTTCAATTTCTTCTCGTGCTCGGTCAACGTTCTCTGGCATTCCAGTCACCTCGAACACAGGGTCTTTCTCGCGGCTGGGCGTGACGATATACGTGTGTGTCTGCTGTTGGATGCGTTTGATCGTGGCGCCTTTGGGTCCCACCACCAGACCGACAACTCTGTAGGGCACACGCACCTGGATGGTGGTTTGTCCCGGGAGGTTCGGAGGTCCAGGGAGAGATCCGCCCGACCCGGGCCCGCTGTTGCCGCCCGCTTTACAGCGTGACGCTCGTATCATGGAGAAGTGTTCCGCTGCAGAAATTATTTCTCGCTTAGCCATTTCGACGTCTTCGCGCCGACCCGTCACGATAAACACAGGATCTTCTCCTCTCACTGGCGTCTTGATGTAAGTGTTTGTTTTTGCACGCAAAGCTTTGATCTTGCAACCTGCGAACATCAAAACAGAGAAACGAGTGTCACTCAAATGAAGAGTAAATACCAACAATAAAAATTCATGCATTTATTGTAATGAGTACAGCTTCATCAAATCCttacattatcattattattatattttcacaacatattaattgagagagtACATGGAATTTGTGTACTTTCAAATTTAACCAGTTACAGAATCTAATATATACGTTTTCTATATGTTAACTGCAGAATCATATAAAATTAACTAGTGAGGGCAAAAAAAGATTAGAAACTATGAAAGAAATAAATTGTGGCCAGttgcacattacatttttaatttcaaatcctgaagttaatttaaaaaagacattaatTGACTAACCATGTGCGGAGCATATTATGTAAATGATGCAACTTGTTTAAAattcatacttttttttaaatgtcctgtATGTGGTGTTATATGTGTGGTGCATTCTGCATATTATAGTGTTTTTGTTTGGTTGTTATTGCACTCTAATGTGCTCAAATGGGTCCCTTGAGTCTATCTGCGCATGACCAAACTATGCAAGAATTATAGTAAATAAAAGTGATACCAAAGTAACAGATACAACATGAAATGTATGGAGGCTAATTAGTCATGTTACATAATGCATCACTTGTAATATCTTCACGTAGAACACTTAAGAGGACATTCATCCAGTAACTGGTCCGTACATTGACAAACAAGTCCAAAACATTTATGcgaattattttattaatcaaatgTTTTCATTGTTAACATGTTAGCTGGCACAAAACAGGCGCACTGTTCCTTTAAATCCGAACCGACGGCTTACTGCAAGCAGCCAATGGCGTGCGAGCTCTGTGATGTCATAGTGGGAGGCTGAAAGCATGGCATTTCAAACAAAGAGAACAATGTAACCAGACCAAAACCCGCGCCGCTCATATAAATCATGTTTATAGAACATTAACAGACATAATAATATACCATATTAAATTGATTCATCAAATATCTGCATTACACACCCCGCGAGCCACACGACACCGCATTACCGTAGTGTGCATACTCGGCCCTGTATACTTGCATATAACCTTACATGACCCTAAGCATTCATATTGCGttaataaatcataataaacCTTTTTGTTAAACTAAACGCAATCAGAGATCAATAATCAACAGACAAGTACGTGATTCGCAGATGGGCGCGTGAGGGTCGATATGAGTCTCTTTTGTCTGGGACAGAGCGCGAGACAGGTCCAGACTCCAACAATCTGCAGCTTTGTCTGCCCCCCCCCACCATCTACCCCTCCTCCACTGAGTAACAACAATCTATCCAAGCAATAACACGCACCAGACCCTCCATTTGTTACGTTAGTAGTGTTTCCAAAGACAAAAATCGTCAAGACATCCATGCAAAAACAAACCAACAGCACACTAAGTGCAACCACGCACACACTTCTACTCCTAATGCATTGCATTCACTATTTATGATCTCTAGGAACATTTGAGTAAATATTCAAATTAGGTTTTCATGCAACTAACCACTTTACTAATACTAGTAAAGTGATTATTTGGAATTGTTCAAATGTGTTGCATTTATTGTTTTTGATGTCTAGGAACATAATGCATGGGTTTTAGTAAACAATACAGTCAAATTACCTTGTCTGCCCACAATTTCCGCCACATGCTCTGACGTTGGCACGGGAACGCACTCGGTCATGTTGACACTCCTCTTGCGGAGCACGGAGCTTTGTTCCACGAGAATGGAGTGCGGGACGGCCATGTGGTATCCGCCGCCTCCTGTGCCGTAGTACTCCGGAGAGGGCGAGCAGGAGCTGGGCGACTCCCGTGACCCGTTCGGATGAATCTGCAGGTCGACATAACCACCACCTCCGTTCAAGTTCTCACTGCCCGATGATGTTCCGTCCAAACAGTCGACTTTATCCAGCGCCATGAGTGACAGCTGATCCAGGGCGAAGCGCAGCGCCTCCTGGTGCTCCTCGTCCCGGGATTCCAACTCTGAGTCCCGGGCGAGCGGCAGGGTGACCCCGCTGGACTGGCCGGTGCTGCTCACAACCATATCGTGATCCATGATGTCAGGGTGGAACAGGGGGCTAGGCATAGCAATGCCCGTGTGTGTGCATTAGACAACACAACAACCACGCTTTCTGGAAGGAATAAAGATATGTTAAATCATTTATCACATGAGAAGTCATGCAAACCATTAAAACAACTTGAGCACACACTA from Myxocyprinus asiaticus isolate MX2 ecotype Aquarium Trade chromosome 5, UBuf_Myxa_2, whole genome shotgun sequence harbors:
- the LOC127441333 gene encoding RNA-binding protein MEX3B-like yields the protein MPSPLFHPDIMDHDMVVSSTGQSSGVTLPLARDSELESRDEEHQEALRFALDQLSLMALDKVDCLDGTSSGSENLNGGGGYVDLQIHPNGSRESPSSCSPSPEYYGTGGGGYHMAVPHSILVEQSSVLRKRSVNMTECVPVPTSEHVAEIVGRQGCKIKALRAKTNTYIKTPVRGEDPVFIVTGRREDVEMAKREIISAAEHFSMIRASRCKAGGNSGPGSGGSLPGPPNLPGQTTIQVRVPYRVVGLVVGPKGATIKRIQQQTHTYIVTPSREKDPVFEVTGMPENVDRAREEIEMHITLRTGAFVDLQGDNDFHSNGTDVSLEGLGSLGLGGTLWSRASHSAPPPPPPPPPPPLHVSKRKMSSTSYSNSALNSDSFTVTRRATDGGSPTSPFSTSSAGGSFSFAGDSTPVLPAASEDLGFEFSAANIWAPFVNGGKQQQPVRRNSSGLSGGAITPRLSPTLPADPSSLDHPLARRAQSDPLSTLSWLQTGGGSFSGGSSSSGGSSTGYSSCSASSLPGGSPTDSEGGGSGVGMASTMLGRLKAGGLAVMVPGSCRDCYVCCESEVTAALVPCGHNLFCMDCAGQICQSQEAECPVCHTPVTQCIRIFS